The nucleotide sequence AGTAATGCGCATCATAAACTTTTGTGTTTCCGGGAGGCATCGGCGTTTAGGATAAAATGGAAAAAAGAGTGACTTTTTAATTCAATAGTGGTAGATGAAACTTCATTTATTAAATAGGGCATCTGTATCGGACCGGTCATTTTCGGTCAATCATAATCTGTACCCTAATTTCTTGAGGGTTTGGCATTATCATCCTGAGCTTGAACTGGTCGTAATTCTAAAAAGCTCGGGTACACGGTTTATTGGCGACAGTATCGAAAAATTTCAAGAAGGAGAGGTAGTGCTCATTGGCAAGAACGTTCCGCATATGTGGTTGAACGATGAGGTTTATTTTCAGCCCGATAGCGCCTTAGAGGCCGAAGCATTGGCCATTCACTTCACAAGGGATTTTTTGGGAAAGGGGTTTTTCGATATTCCCGAAATGAAACAGATATCGGCCCTTCTGGCCCGGGCGGATAGGGGTGTTAAGTTTAACGGACTGCATGAAGACCTTATAGCTAAAATTATGCGACTTATCGACTTAGACCCCACCACTCGTGTATATAAGATCATTGAAGTACTATCCCATCTGTCTAAGCACGATAACTATCAGTTGCTGTCGAGTGCCAGTTTTGTAAATGCTTTTCAAAAGGCCGATGATTCACGTATGGACAAAATATATGCCTATGTATTCGAGAATTTCAATGATGGGATCAGTGCCAGTGATGTAGCCGAAATGATAGGTATGAACAAATCGGCTTTTAGTAGGTTCTTTATGAAGGCCCATAAAAAGCCTTTTACCCGATATCTGAATGAAATAAAGGTAGGCTATGCTTGTAGGTTGCTTTTGGAAAATAAAGAGAGCATCACCTCCATTGCCTACTTATCCGGGTTTAATAATATCTCCAACTTTAATAGACAGTTTAAGGTTATTCATGGCCTAGCACCTTCCGCGTATTTGAAATATCACTCCTCTAACGACTAGAATTGGTCTTTTTGGGCAAAAAAAGTATTGAATCTGGTATTTTTTTTGGTAGTCGACCACGGCCTAGATGATTAGTTTTAACCGTGTTGAAATATTGATAAAAATTATTCTGATTGTTTGGGTTATTCTGATAGTTTAAGGGTTTAATTGTGTATTTCTTAGTCGTAAGCCATTTATCTTAGATTTTACTCGAAATCAAGCACTAAGCCTATTGTTGCGATTAGGAAGGATGATAAATATATTCTATTTCAAAATCTAAAAAAATCGGGTGGGTCGATGGGTATAGTTCCAATCTGGTCGTAAGGTGTTCTTTAGTGAGGCTTTTGCTTTTTGACCGTGTATTCATCTTGAGTTCCCGATGCCAATAAAACAATTTGAGCAAGCTTCCTGACGAAGCGCTTACTCATAAGGAACACCATCAATTCAGAAGTCAGAACGTATAGCTTGCCTATATGGAAAGTCGATAGTAATCGTCCATAATAGATGCCATAATTAGTCGAATTCAAATTAAAGTCGAGATCATGAAACTTAAGAAGAACAGCGTAAATGTAATATCGATACTCCTGGTCACCTTCCTTTTACAAAGTGGTTCCTTGTTCGGGCAAAAAAAGGAAAAGAATATGGACGAGATGTGGGGGCATCAAAATTCATTGGGAGCAAACGCCCCTGAATCTCGAACGCGCTTATTTGATGACGGTAATTATGCCATGTTCATCCACTGGGGCATCTATTCGAAGATTGCGAATACGTGGAAAGACAGCACCTACTATGGTATTAGTGAATGGATAATGAACCCCAGACGCGCCAATATTCCGGTAGACGAGTATATGGCCGAGGCAAAAAGCTTTGATCCGGTAAATTTTGACGCCATGGCCATTGCCCGGCTCGCCAAGGATGCGGGAATGAAATATATCGTGGTAACCAGCAAACACCACGACGGTTTTGCCATGTACAATTCAAAAAGCAACGACTTCAATATCGTAAAGGCCACGCCTTTTGCCAGAGATCCCATGAAGGAACTGTCAAAGGCCTGCGAGGAACTGGGGCTGGGTTTTGGCTTTTACTATTCGCACAATCAAGATTGGACCTTTCCCGGAGGCAATGGGGGACCCAAGGTGAACGAAAAAGGTAAAGAGGTCGGGTTCGATTACTACTTCAAGAAAAAATGCCTTCCACAGGTCAAGGAAATCGTAACCCAATATGGCGATATCGCCATGGTCTGGTTCGATACGCCCGGCAATATGGAGAAAAAATATGTGGAAGAATTGGTAGAGGTCGTGCGCAAGCACCAACCCAATGCCATGATTTCAGGACGGGCAGGCCATGGTTTGGGCGATTATAAGTCTTTGGGCGATATGAACATCCCCAGAAAAAATATTGGCGGACTTTGGGAAACCGTAGACGTTACCAACGATTCTTGGGGCTATGCTTGGTACGACCAAAATTGGAAAAGTCCAAAGCGGATTTTAAAGAGCATCATTTCTACCGTGGCCCGTGGTGGGACTTACATGTTAAACGTAGGGCCGGCACCGGACGGAACAATTCCAGTAGAGGCCCAAGAGTCGCTTAGGGCTTCGGGGGAATGGATAGGAAAATATCCCCAGGTGGTCTATAAAACAGGGGCTTCGCCATGGGGCCATGCCCTGCCATGGGGCGATGTAACCGTAGCGGAAGATGGCAAATTGAACCTTTGTGTTTACCAATGGCCCTTAGATGGCAAATTATGGCTTCCGGGGTTAAAGAATACGGTCAAGTCTGCCGATCTATGGGTGGATGGGAAAGGTCAAAAACTGGAAACCGAAATTCATGATGGTTGGCTGGCCATTTCTCTACCGGCACGACGAAGCGAAAAATTAATATCGGTTATAGCGCTAGAAATAGAGGGAAGCCCCGAAGTGGCCGTTTCCAATGCCCTAGATCCTGTTTTCTCCACGGTGCTCCCGGTTGACTTTGCTAAAGCGGAGGGATGTGCCATTTCCGAGAAAAGATGGATGGAGAAATTTGGGGAATGGAAGCATATCGAACAGGCCCAAGATTGGAAGGAAGGAAGTAAAGTGACTTGGGAGATAGAGGTGAAAGACCCAGGCTATTATCAAACCGAACTGAATTATGCAGGTGAAGGCCGCTTGGTTTGGAACATTACTTCAGACGAGGGAGTGGTCGTCCAGAACCAGCAGAATTCTTCGGCGGTATATAATTACTACGAAATGGGACTCATAAAGTTTGACAAGGCCGGAAAGCATACCATAACGGTTTCTTTGGTAGATGGGAAAAGGAAGAACGCAAGTCTAAAAGAAATACGATTGACACCGGAAGGAAGTATAGAGTAAGACTCGATTGTACCCTCTTCATACCCTATATTTAAAATGGACAGAGGGTTATAAAGGAAGAATCAAAAAACTCAT is from Zobellia galactanivorans and encodes:
- a CDS encoding AraC family transcriptional regulator; its protein translation is MKLHLLNRASVSDRSFSVNHNLYPNFLRVWHYHPELELVVILKSSGTRFIGDSIEKFQEGEVVLIGKNVPHMWLNDEVYFQPDSALEAEALAIHFTRDFLGKGFFDIPEMKQISALLARADRGVKFNGLHEDLIAKIMRLIDLDPTTRVYKIIEVLSHLSKHDNYQLLSSASFVNAFQKADDSRMDKIYAYVFENFNDGISASDVAEMIGMNKSAFSRFFMKAHKKPFTRYLNEIKVGYACRLLLENKESITSIAYLSGFNNISNFNRQFKVIHGLAPSAYLKYHSSND
- a CDS encoding alpha-L-fucosidase; translated protein: MKLKKNSVNVISILLVTFLLQSGSLFGQKKEKNMDEMWGHQNSLGANAPESRTRLFDDGNYAMFIHWGIYSKIANTWKDSTYYGISEWIMNPRRANIPVDEYMAEAKSFDPVNFDAMAIARLAKDAGMKYIVVTSKHHDGFAMYNSKSNDFNIVKATPFARDPMKELSKACEELGLGFGFYYSHNQDWTFPGGNGGPKVNEKGKEVGFDYYFKKKCLPQVKEIVTQYGDIAMVWFDTPGNMEKKYVEELVEVVRKHQPNAMISGRAGHGLGDYKSLGDMNIPRKNIGGLWETVDVTNDSWGYAWYDQNWKSPKRILKSIISTVARGGTYMLNVGPAPDGTIPVEAQESLRASGEWIGKYPQVVYKTGASPWGHALPWGDVTVAEDGKLNLCVYQWPLDGKLWLPGLKNTVKSADLWVDGKGQKLETEIHDGWLAISLPARRSEKLISVIALEIEGSPEVAVSNALDPVFSTVLPVDFAKAEGCAISEKRWMEKFGEWKHIEQAQDWKEGSKVTWEIEVKDPGYYQTELNYAGEGRLVWNITSDEGVVVQNQQNSSAVYNYYEMGLIKFDKAGKHTITVSLVDGKRKNASLKEIRLTPEGSIE